In Epinephelus lanceolatus isolate andai-2023 chromosome 13, ASM4190304v1, whole genome shotgun sequence, the following are encoded in one genomic region:
- the LOC117270504 gene encoding single-minded homolog 1-like isoform X1, which yields MKEKSKTAARTRREKENSEFYELAKMLPLPSAITSQLDKASIIRLTTSYLKMRIVFPQGLGEAWGHASRTRSLDNIGRELGSHLLQTLDGFIFVVAPDGKIMYISETASVHLGLSQVELTGNSIYEYVHPADHDEMTAVLTPHQPYHSHFAQEYEAERSFFLRMKCVLAKRNAGLTSGGYKVIHCSGYLKIRQYSLDMSPFEGCYQNVGLVAVGHSLPPSAVTEIKLHSNMFMFRASLDMKLIFLDSRVAELTGYEPQDLIEKTLYHHVHSCDTFHLRCAHHLLLVKGQVTTKYYRFLAKHGGWVWVQSYATIVHNSRSSRPHCIVSVNYVLTDTEYKGMQLSLDQMSPTKPAFPYADSHSEDRKSTKSRLTQAKAKARVSPYPQQFSAFNPERSESDQDSQWGGSPLTDSASPQLLDPGEAAEASCAYRLYPDSGSLCYGLGLSEDDLAHAQTHPHTTTCDRVRCQSGRYFLGTPQSGREVWWDATRSVLSLPKSSVENSEGYEITSYHGAIHGRGHWDEDSVVSSPDGGGSTSDSGERYHGDHFRATPREPSKMETLIRATQQMIKEEESRLQQHKAPLDVSGLAKAHSPCFTSSLSHHSQLTMPSVVCRGPGAPSIDLPSERLHHRDSVKVLGPHDNDENTTSPASLSRLSSPSSDGLPRSGLSLTKDYMQTDLSPHPPQPQGSPLLYQAQERQPLDRQAAYALTGYSLEHLYDPENLRSYSGLACGGVQYDVASHVRMQAEQMQGHKATSVIITNGS from the exons ATGAAGGAGAAATCCAAAACGGCTGCAAGGACTAGACGGGAAAAGGAGAACAGTGAATTTTACGAACTGGCCAAAATGTTGCCTTTACCGTCGGCCATCACCTCCCAGCTGGACAAAGCCTCCATTATAAGACTGACAACCAGTTACCTGAAGATGCGAATTGTTTTCCCTCAGG GTTTGGGTGAGGCGTGGGGTCACGCAAGTCGAACAAGATCTTTGGACAATATTGGACGAGAGCTGGGGTCTCATTTACTGCAg ACGTTGGACGGATTCATCTTTGTCGTGGCTCCAGATGGGAAAATAATGTACATTTCAGAGACAGCGTCGGTCCATTTAGGACTGTCTCAG GTAGAGTTGACTGGGAACAGTATTTATGAATATGTCCATCCTGCCGACCACGACGAGATGACAGCTGTGCTGACGCCACATCAGCCTTATCACTCGCATTTCGCCCAAG AATATGAAGCGGAGCGCTCTTTCTTTCTGCGGATGAAATGTGTGCTGGCAAAACGAAACGCAGGCCTCACCAGCGGTGGATACAAG GTGATCCACTGCAGTGGCTACCTGAAGATCCGTCAGTACAGTCTGGACATGTCCCCCTTTGAGGGCTGCTACCAGAACGTGGGTCTGGTGGCTGTGGGTCACTCGCTGCCGCCCAGCGCTGTGACTGAGATCAAACTGCACAGCAACATGTTTATGTTCAGAGCCAGTTTGGACATGAAGCTCATCTTCCTGGACTCCAG GGTGGCAGAGCTGACAGGTTACGAGCCCCAGGACCTGATCGAGAAAACCCTGTACCATCATGTCCACAGCTGTGACACCTTCCACCTCCGCTGTGCACACCACCTCT TGCTGGTAAAAGGCCAAGTCACCACTAAGTATTATCGTTTCCTGGCAAAGCACGGCGGCTGGGTCTGGGTCCAGAGTTATGCCACAATCGTTCACAACAGCCGCTCCTCGAGACCTCACTGTATAGTCAGCGTCAACTACGTCCTCAC GGATACTGAGTATAAGGGAATGCAGCTGTCTTTGGACCAAATGAGCCCCACCAAGCCAGCCTTCCCCTACGCTGACAGTCACAGTGAAGACAGGAAGAGCACCAAGTCACGTCTGACCCAGGCCAAGGCTAAAGCCAGAGTGTCACCCTACCCACAG CAGTTTTCAGCTTTCAATCCAGAACGCTCAGAGTCAGACCAGGACAGCCAGTGGGGAGGGAGCCCGCTGACAGACTCTGCATCTCCTCAGCTGCTGGATCCCGGCGAGGCTGCAGAGGCATCTTGCGCCTACCGACTGTATCCAGACTCAGGCTCCCTGTGCTACGGCCTGGGTCTATCAGAAGACGATCTCGCCCATGCCCAAACGCATCCTCACACCACCACCTGTGACCGGGTGCGATGCCAGAGCGGCCGCTACTTCCTCGGAACCCCCCAGTCGGGAAGAGAGGTGTGGTGGGACGCCACGCGCTCTGTGCTCTCGCTGCCAAAATCGTCCGTGGAGAACAGTGAGGGCTACGAAATCACATCCTACCATGGAGCCATTCACG GACGGGGCCACTGGGATGAAGACAGTGTAGTGAGTTCACCCGATGGAGGCGGGTCCACCAGCGATTCAGGTGAACGTTACCACGGTGACCACTTCCGGGCAACCCCTCGAGAGCCCAGCAAGATGGAGACCCTGATCCGAGCCACGCAGCAGATGATCAAAGAGGAAGAGAGCCGTCTGCAGCAGCACAAGGCGCCGCTGGACGTCTCAGGCCTCGCCAAAGCTCACAGCCCGTGCTTCACCTCTTCCCTGTCCCACCACTCCCAGCTCACCATGCCCAGCGTGGTGTGCCGCGGCCCAGGAGCCCCCAGCATCGACCTCCCCTCTGAACGCCTCCATCATCGGGACAGCGTCAAAGTGCTCGGTCCGCACGACAACGACGAAAACACAACCAGCCCTGCGTCTCTGTCTCGTCTCAGCAGCCCCAGCTCTGACGGCCTCCCCAGGTCGGGCCTCTCCCTCACCAAAGACTACATGCAGACGGATCTGTCCCCACACCCTCCACAGCCTCAAGGGAGCCCGCTGCTCTATCAGGCCCAGGAGAGGCAGCCACTGGACAGGCAAGCAGCCTATGCTTTGACTGGATACTCCCTGGAGCACCTGTATGACCCGGAAAACCTGCGGAGTTACTCGGGCCTGGCCTGTGGAGGAGTCCAGTATGACGTGGCGTCCCATGTGAGGATGCAGGCCGAGCAGATGCAGGGACACAAGGCCACCTCAGTTATCATAACCAACGGGAGCTGA
- the LOC117270504 gene encoding single-minded homolog 1-like isoform X2, producing the protein MKEKSKTAARTRREKENSEFYELAKMLPLPSAITSQLDKASIIRLTTSYLKMRIVFPQGLGEAWGHASRTRSLDNIGRELGSHLLQTLDGFIFVVAPDGKIMYISETASVHLGLSQVELTGNSIYEYVHPADHDEMTAVLTPHQPYHSHFAQEYEAERSFFLRMKCVLAKRNAGLTSGGYKVIHCSGYLKIRQYSLDMSPFEGCYQNVGLVAVGHSLPPSAVTEIKLHSNMFMFRASLDMKLIFLDSRVAELTGYEPQDLIEKTLYHHVHSCDTFHLRCAHHLLLVKGQVTTKYYRFLAKHGGWVWVQSYATIVHNSRSSRPHCIVSVNYVLTDTEYKGMQLSLDQMSPTKPAFPYADSHSEDRKSTKSRLTQAKAKARVSPYPQFSAFNPERSESDQDSQWGGSPLTDSASPQLLDPGEAAEASCAYRLYPDSGSLCYGLGLSEDDLAHAQTHPHTTTCDRVRCQSGRYFLGTPQSGREVWWDATRSVLSLPKSSVENSEGYEITSYHGAIHGRGHWDEDSVVSSPDGGGSTSDSGERYHGDHFRATPREPSKMETLIRATQQMIKEEESRLQQHKAPLDVSGLAKAHSPCFTSSLSHHSQLTMPSVVCRGPGAPSIDLPSERLHHRDSVKVLGPHDNDENTTSPASLSRLSSPSSDGLPRSGLSLTKDYMQTDLSPHPPQPQGSPLLYQAQERQPLDRQAAYALTGYSLEHLYDPENLRSYSGLACGGVQYDVASHVRMQAEQMQGHKATSVIITNGS; encoded by the exons ATGAAGGAGAAATCCAAAACGGCTGCAAGGACTAGACGGGAAAAGGAGAACAGTGAATTTTACGAACTGGCCAAAATGTTGCCTTTACCGTCGGCCATCACCTCCCAGCTGGACAAAGCCTCCATTATAAGACTGACAACCAGTTACCTGAAGATGCGAATTGTTTTCCCTCAGG GTTTGGGTGAGGCGTGGGGTCACGCAAGTCGAACAAGATCTTTGGACAATATTGGACGAGAGCTGGGGTCTCATTTACTGCAg ACGTTGGACGGATTCATCTTTGTCGTGGCTCCAGATGGGAAAATAATGTACATTTCAGAGACAGCGTCGGTCCATTTAGGACTGTCTCAG GTAGAGTTGACTGGGAACAGTATTTATGAATATGTCCATCCTGCCGACCACGACGAGATGACAGCTGTGCTGACGCCACATCAGCCTTATCACTCGCATTTCGCCCAAG AATATGAAGCGGAGCGCTCTTTCTTTCTGCGGATGAAATGTGTGCTGGCAAAACGAAACGCAGGCCTCACCAGCGGTGGATACAAG GTGATCCACTGCAGTGGCTACCTGAAGATCCGTCAGTACAGTCTGGACATGTCCCCCTTTGAGGGCTGCTACCAGAACGTGGGTCTGGTGGCTGTGGGTCACTCGCTGCCGCCCAGCGCTGTGACTGAGATCAAACTGCACAGCAACATGTTTATGTTCAGAGCCAGTTTGGACATGAAGCTCATCTTCCTGGACTCCAG GGTGGCAGAGCTGACAGGTTACGAGCCCCAGGACCTGATCGAGAAAACCCTGTACCATCATGTCCACAGCTGTGACACCTTCCACCTCCGCTGTGCACACCACCTCT TGCTGGTAAAAGGCCAAGTCACCACTAAGTATTATCGTTTCCTGGCAAAGCACGGCGGCTGGGTCTGGGTCCAGAGTTATGCCACAATCGTTCACAACAGCCGCTCCTCGAGACCTCACTGTATAGTCAGCGTCAACTACGTCCTCAC GGATACTGAGTATAAGGGAATGCAGCTGTCTTTGGACCAAATGAGCCCCACCAAGCCAGCCTTCCCCTACGCTGACAGTCACAGTGAAGACAGGAAGAGCACCAAGTCACGTCTGACCCAGGCCAAGGCTAAAGCCAGAGTGTCACCCTACCCACAG TTTTCAGCTTTCAATCCAGAACGCTCAGAGTCAGACCAGGACAGCCAGTGGGGAGGGAGCCCGCTGACAGACTCTGCATCTCCTCAGCTGCTGGATCCCGGCGAGGCTGCAGAGGCATCTTGCGCCTACCGACTGTATCCAGACTCAGGCTCCCTGTGCTACGGCCTGGGTCTATCAGAAGACGATCTCGCCCATGCCCAAACGCATCCTCACACCACCACCTGTGACCGGGTGCGATGCCAGAGCGGCCGCTACTTCCTCGGAACCCCCCAGTCGGGAAGAGAGGTGTGGTGGGACGCCACGCGCTCTGTGCTCTCGCTGCCAAAATCGTCCGTGGAGAACAGTGAGGGCTACGAAATCACATCCTACCATGGAGCCATTCACG GACGGGGCCACTGGGATGAAGACAGTGTAGTGAGTTCACCCGATGGAGGCGGGTCCACCAGCGATTCAGGTGAACGTTACCACGGTGACCACTTCCGGGCAACCCCTCGAGAGCCCAGCAAGATGGAGACCCTGATCCGAGCCACGCAGCAGATGATCAAAGAGGAAGAGAGCCGTCTGCAGCAGCACAAGGCGCCGCTGGACGTCTCAGGCCTCGCCAAAGCTCACAGCCCGTGCTTCACCTCTTCCCTGTCCCACCACTCCCAGCTCACCATGCCCAGCGTGGTGTGCCGCGGCCCAGGAGCCCCCAGCATCGACCTCCCCTCTGAACGCCTCCATCATCGGGACAGCGTCAAAGTGCTCGGTCCGCACGACAACGACGAAAACACAACCAGCCCTGCGTCTCTGTCTCGTCTCAGCAGCCCCAGCTCTGACGGCCTCCCCAGGTCGGGCCTCTCCCTCACCAAAGACTACATGCAGACGGATCTGTCCCCACACCCTCCACAGCCTCAAGGGAGCCCGCTGCTCTATCAGGCCCAGGAGAGGCAGCCACTGGACAGGCAAGCAGCCTATGCTTTGACTGGATACTCCCTGGAGCACCTGTATGACCCGGAAAACCTGCGGAGTTACTCGGGCCTGGCCTGTGGAGGAGTCCAGTATGACGTGGCGTCCCATGTGAGGATGCAGGCCGAGCAGATGCAGGGACACAAGGCCACCTCAGTTATCATAACCAACGGGAGCTGA